The following proteins are encoded in a genomic region of Microcoleus sp. FACHB-68:
- a CDS encoding LuxR C-terminal-related transcriptional regulator produces MEAIRQTHSKSDLQAQIAPKIGEYFAAKRWAIFFFDQLPLNDRNFQDFLKIALSIEHNPVVRYLAERYAPVHEALVTTPKAWKLICPRPDHWHVMAGPIINHGQIVGVVGCTREKAMPAFDSENLVDLGAICLHLSSWVATGGSEGIFAGKLQQPTFNNGFLQNGKAERLTPRELEIAQLVALGQTNAEIGNQLWITENSVKQALKRMFRKLEVSSRAQMVAQLSDTRLHSSGANSDLFNSVLNSR; encoded by the coding sequence TTGGAAGCCATTCGCCAAACCCATAGCAAATCCGACCTGCAAGCGCAAATCGCACCAAAAATTGGTGAATATTTTGCAGCGAAACGATGGGCAATTTTTTTCTTTGATCAACTGCCTTTAAATGATCGCAATTTTCAGGATTTTCTGAAAATTGCACTCTCAATCGAGCATAATCCTGTGGTGCGTTATTTAGCGGAGCGCTATGCTCCGGTTCACGAAGCATTAGTGACAACCCCCAAGGCTTGGAAATTAATCTGTCCTCGTCCCGATCACTGGCACGTGATGGCGGGACCTATCATTAATCACGGTCAAATCGTGGGCGTAGTCGGCTGCACACGCGAAAAGGCAATGCCTGCTTTTGATAGCGAAAATCTAGTCGATTTGGGTGCTATCTGCCTGCACTTATCGAGTTGGGTTGCAACAGGGGGTTCAGAAGGCATTTTTGCAGGAAAGTTACAGCAGCCAACGTTTAATAACGGTTTCCTTCAGAACGGCAAAGCCGAACGTTTGACACCTCGTGAGTTGGAAATTGCACAATTGGTGGCGTTGGGCCAAACAAACGCGGAAATTGGCAATCAACTTTGGATTACTGAAAATTCTGTGAAGCAAGCTTTAAAACGAATGTTCCGTAAGCTTGAGGTTTCATCCCGTGCACAGATGGTTGCACAGCTTTCAGATACAAGGCTTCATTCATCGGGAGCAAACTCAGATTTATTTAACTCGGTGCTGAATTCCCGCTAA
- a CDS encoding DUF6220 domain-containing protein — translation MTINPEIDRADRSAMQVGFYATSVVFNLCLITQLLTVGIAYFISPAWWNIHVWLVRGYGGLSLVLLGWSFITPFPPQIQRLTASLPVLLGLQFVSIHLKSPLHLEILHPLIGFSLLYVSSSLVHRVWRSLSLNHQHNEQV, via the coding sequence ATGACTATCAATCCAGAAATTGATCGCGCGGATAGAAGCGCGATGCAGGTCGGCTTTTATGCGACTTCAGTCGTCTTTAACCTATGCTTGATTACTCAATTGCTAACAGTCGGAATCGCCTACTTTATTAGTCCTGCTTGGTGGAATATTCACGTTTGGCTAGTCCGAGGATATGGTGGACTGTCATTAGTATTACTAGGATGGTCATTCATCACCCCATTTCCACCTCAAATACAACGCCTCACTGCGAGTCTACCCGTGCTGCTGGGACTACAGTTTGTCAGCATTCATCTCAAGAGTCCTTTGCACCTAGAGATACTACACCCTTTAATCGGGTTTTCGTTACTCTACGTTTCTTCAAGCCTTGTCCATCGTGTATGGCGCAGCTTATCGCTCAATCATCAGCATAATGAACAAGTTTAA
- a CDS encoding MAPEG family protein encodes MYIRRLSFIKSQKIDPQDLVASNAPMQIWPRNVSNPSDNLKNLFEIPVLFYALVLYLFVTKQVDTVYLTAAWIFVGFRALHSAVHCTFNLVMLRFYLYLFATLAVWFIAIRAALTHFGA; translated from the coding sequence ATGTACATTCGTCGCCTCAGTTTCATCAAAAGCCAGAAGATCGATCCGCAAGACCTTGTTGCATCTAACGCACCCATGCAAATCTGGCCGCGAAACGTATCCAATCCATCAGATAACCTAAAAAATCTGTTCGAGATTCCGGTACTTTTCTATGCGCTCGTGCTCTACCTTTTTGTCACAAAACAAGTCGATACAGTGTACCTAACCGCCGCGTGGATCTTCGTTGGGTTTCGCGCATTGCATAGCGCCGTCCACTGTACATTCAATCTTGTTATGCTTCGGTTCTACCTCTACCTGTTCGCTACCCTCGCGGTTTGGTTCATCGCGATCCGCGCAGCCCTTACCCACTTTGGCGCATAG
- a CDS encoding efflux RND transporter periplasmic adaptor subunit — protein sequence MSLRIFSFTVLAGILVVSTGCGLLPKQEADAQPQPPNAQQGGGATPVDVGVARTGSLAEELEYAGTTAPVREVSLRPQIEGKLLSLNVNVGDSVKQGEAIARLDNALQASAVAQAEAELATSKSEVARAQTEVSNARTRVEEARLLLQQAQADADRLAPLAREGAISQQAAQQEQTSARTAEQVLRSAEAQVSTQQQAVAAAQGQVVAQQALVDQARERLSYAAVSAPISGIVTQRITEPGNLVQPGGEIVRIGDFSSVKIAVEVSELELSNIRVGQSVKVRLDAFPDEELTGDITLISPAADPTSRLVPVEVVIPNSNGRIGSGLLARVNFATRQVERVVVPDAALQAGGRQGGRGAGGQGSKGAGGQASKGEGERGSTGRGEQGNSGANAKSSEGVVFVVKGEGEKATVEARSVQTGERANGQVEIVSGLQPGERYVTRSGKPLKDGDSVRFSVLSEK from the coding sequence ATGAGTCTAAGGATTTTCAGCTTCACAGTTTTAGCCGGCATACTCGTCGTTTCAACGGGTTGCGGGCTATTGCCCAAGCAAGAGGCAGATGCCCAACCTCAACCACCTAACGCACAACAGGGTGGAGGCGCAACGCCGGTGGATGTGGGAGTCGCCCGCACCGGCTCATTAGCCGAAGAATTGGAATATGCCGGCACCACTGCCCCCGTGCGGGAAGTGTCCTTACGTCCTCAAATCGAAGGTAAGTTGCTGAGCCTCAACGTCAATGTGGGAGATTCGGTTAAACAAGGCGAAGCCATTGCCAGACTGGATAACGCTCTGCAAGCATCTGCCGTTGCCCAGGCAGAAGCAGAACTCGCGACGAGCAAATCTGAGGTGGCACGCGCCCAAACAGAAGTGAGCAATGCTCGTACCCGCGTAGAAGAGGCAAGACTGTTACTTCAGCAAGCGCAGGCAGATGCGGATCGCTTAGCTCCTCTGGCTAGGGAAGGGGCGATCTCACAGCAAGCCGCCCAACAAGAACAGACTTCAGCCCGCACAGCCGAGCAGGTTCTGCGCTCTGCGGAAGCCCAAGTCAGCACACAGCAGCAAGCCGTTGCAGCCGCTCAAGGGCAAGTTGTTGCCCAGCAAGCGCTGGTTGATCAAGCGAGAGAGCGGCTTTCCTACGCAGCCGTCAGCGCCCCAATTAGCGGCATTGTTACCCAGCGGATCACAGAACCGGGAAACCTTGTTCAGCCTGGAGGGGAAATTGTGAGAATCGGGGACTTTAGCAGCGTGAAAATCGCGGTTGAGGTGTCGGAATTGGAACTGTCAAATATTCGGGTTGGGCAAAGTGTCAAAGTTCGCTTAGATGCCTTTCCCGATGAGGAATTAACCGGCGATATCACCCTAATTTCTCCAGCAGCCGATCCGACGTCGCGCTTAGTGCCGGTGGAAGTTGTGATTCCCAACAGCAATGGACGAATTGGTAGTGGTTTGCTAGCGAGAGTTAACTTTGCAACCAGGCAAGTTGAGCGCGTCGTTGTACCCGATGCGGCGCTGCAAGCCGGTGGCAGGCAGGGGGGCAGAGGTGCCGGTGGGCAAGGCAGTAAGGGTGCCGGTGGGCAAGCCAGCAAGGGCGAGGGAGAAAGAGGCAGCACAGGAAGAGGGGAGCAAGGCAATAGCGGCGCAAATGCGAAATCGAGTGAGGGAGTTGTGTTTGTTGTCAAGGGAGAGGGCGAAAAGGCAACTGTAGAAGCGCGTAGTGTTCAAACCGGCGAACGAGCGAATGGACAAGTGGAAATTGTCTCAGGATTGCAACCTGGAGAGCGATATGTTACCCGCAGTGGCAAGCCTTTAAAAGATGGCGATTCTGTGCGCTTTAGTGTTTTGTCGGAAAAGTAG
- a CDS encoding PadR family transcriptional regulator: MLELSALGLLQREPLHGYRLKQQLELFMGSCISVNYGAIYPLLKRLEERGEIEEGAEETSDAGPCRKTYSITAKGRASWRQKMLEHPQESWVKSRSRFMIKFFFFNDLEPAERIKLLEHRLMVCRLRQEYLENQVREHNPADPYQAAGWQRSLEIHSTEMQWLSDQLDKERLNLPATNLAGAKKETKALVKGKGN; the protein is encoded by the coding sequence ATGCTTGAGCTATCAGCATTGGGTTTATTGCAGCGCGAACCTTTGCACGGCTACCGGCTGAAGCAACAGCTAGAGCTATTCATGGGAAGTTGCATCAGTGTCAACTATGGAGCGATTTATCCGCTGCTGAAGCGTTTGGAAGAGCGGGGTGAGATAGAGGAGGGTGCGGAAGAGACATCGGATGCCGGCCCGTGCCGCAAAACTTACAGCATCACCGCCAAAGGACGTGCTAGCTGGCGGCAAAAAATGCTGGAGCATCCCCAGGAAAGCTGGGTAAAAAGCCGCTCTCGCTTCATGATCAAGTTTTTCTTTTTTAACGATTTAGAACCGGCAGAACGAATCAAATTACTCGAACACCGCTTAATGGTGTGCCGGCTGCGGCAAGAGTATCTAGAAAATCAAGTACGCGAACATAACCCAGCCGATCCTTACCAAGCGGCAGGATGGCAGAGATCGCTAGAGATCCACAGCACTGAGATGCAATGGTTAAGCGATCAACTTGATAAAGAACGTTTAAACCTGCCGGCTACAAACTTGGCCGGCGCAAAAAAGGAAACCAAAGCTTTAGTCAAAGGTAAGGGAAACTGA
- a CDS encoding efflux RND transporter periplasmic adaptor subunit — translation MTKTNDSKFSEKAVADETELAHFSDDTEAKEYLVSLPDEDEDIDEVPSKSGKKNRRIWLGILGAIVLLAGAGFGWQWWQSRSGAGGAGGAPQQAAGKPQGVPVKLAPVTLSTVEDSTEFVGSLDAQQSVALKSEIDGLVKEIYVGDGDLVEKGDTIARIENEDAQAQLRQAKANQMRAEARLRELQAGSRPEEIAQGQSRVAQAQARLADARGGARPEEIAQAEAQIQGARADAELSRQRLDRYRDLAREGAIPQDTLDQYIQEDRSARAELEEAQRRLEQLQKSRSSDIERLEAELAQQQQALKQLQNGTRPEEIAQAEAEVAAAVAQVRNNEAVLEKAQILSPFAGKIGDFSIKTGDYVTRGTEITTVTQNNTLDLRMSIPLERASDLRLGLPVQLLDPQGKPIATGQISFISPEVNANSQAVVAKASFGNSTGDLLSQQFVRTKVIWDTSSGILVPVNAISRLGGQTFVFVAETKEQSKLIARQKPVKLGDIQGNNYQVIEGLKAGENLVVSGILNLTDGAPIIPEAGK, via the coding sequence ATGACGAAAACAAATGATTCTAAATTCTCTGAAAAAGCAGTGGCAGATGAGACGGAACTGGCCCACTTTTCAGATGATACAGAGGCAAAAGAATATCTCGTCTCTCTACCCGATGAAGACGAAGACATAGATGAGGTTCCATCCAAATCGGGTAAAAAAAACCGGCGCATCTGGCTAGGAATTCTGGGAGCAATTGTCCTGTTAGCTGGGGCAGGTTTTGGCTGGCAGTGGTGGCAGTCGCGTAGCGGTGCCGGTGGTGCCGGTGGTGCGCCACAGCAGGCAGCCGGTAAACCTCAAGGCGTGCCGGTTAAACTCGCGCCGGTGACACTGTCTACGGTTGAAGACAGTACGGAATTTGTCGGCAGTTTAGACGCTCAGCAATCAGTTGCCCTCAAGTCTGAAATCGACGGGTTAGTTAAAGAAATTTACGTTGGAGACGGCGACTTAGTCGAAAAAGGAGACACGATCGCTCGCATTGAAAATGAGGACGCCCAAGCGCAACTCAGACAAGCAAAAGCCAACCAAATGCGTGCCGAAGCTCGCCTGAGAGAGCTGCAAGCCGGCAGCCGCCCAGAGGAAATTGCCCAAGGGCAATCCCGTGTCGCTCAAGCCCAAGCACGTCTGGCAGATGCCAGAGGTGGGGCGCGTCCGGAAGAGATCGCTCAGGCAGAAGCACAAATACAAGGGGCGAGAGCAGACGCAGAACTCTCCCGGCAACGGCTGGATCGGTATCGAGATTTAGCGCGAGAGGGGGCGATTCCACAAGACACCCTCGATCAATACATCCAAGAAGATCGCAGTGCTAGAGCCGAATTGGAAGAAGCCCAACGACGCTTGGAGCAATTGCAAAAAAGCCGAAGTTCCGACATCGAGCGGCTGGAGGCGGAACTAGCTCAACAGCAGCAAGCCTTGAAGCAGCTACAGAATGGCACCCGTCCCGAAGAGATCGCTCAAGCAGAAGCGGAGGTCGCCGCAGCCGTAGCCCAAGTGCGGAATAATGAAGCGGTGCTGGAAAAAGCGCAAATTTTGTCTCCCTTTGCTGGGAAAATTGGCGATTTCTCCATCAAAACAGGAGACTACGTTACAAGAGGCACGGAAATCACGACCGTCACTCAAAATAATACCCTGGACTTGCGGATGTCCATTCCCCTAGAGCGGGCATCAGACTTGCGCTTAGGGCTGCCGGTGCAATTGTTAGATCCCCAAGGAAAGCCGATAGCGACGGGTCAAATCAGTTTTATTTCTCCAGAGGTTAATGCAAATTCACAAGCTGTTGTGGCTAAAGCCTCCTTTGGCAATAGCACTGGGGATTTGCTCAGCCAGCAGTTTGTGCGAACCAAAGTGATCTGGGATACAAGTTCTGGAATTTTAGTGCCGGTTAACGCTATCAGCCGGTTGGGCGGCCAAACTTTTGTGTTTGTGGCTGAAACCAAGGAACAATCGAAACTGATCGCTCGGCAAAAGCCAGTGAAGTTGGGAGACATCCAAGGAAATAATTACCAAGTGATTGAAGGATTAAAAGCTGGAGAAAACCTCGTTGTCTCCGGCATTCTAAATCTGACTGATGGCGCTCCCATCATCCCCGAAGCCGGAAAATAG
- a CDS encoding efflux RND transporter permease subunit: protein MFADFFIKRPVFATVCALVIILLGAISIPTLPIARFPDISPTQINVTANYSGASAEVVENAVTNILERQINGVEGLRYLTSSSSNDGTSSITATFDPSRDKDIAAVDIQNRVSVAQPQLPDVVQRTGVRVTKQSSSLLLAIGLFTENNEYDNIFLSNYADLYLTDALKRVQGVGDVRIFGERRYAMRIWLDPNRLASRGLTTQDVARALTEQNIQVGAGRIGQEPAPEGQMYQLDLRAVSRLTDAKEFEEIVLKTEESGALTKLKDVGRAELGAENYNSFLRFRGNDAVGLGIYQLPGSNALDVAKGVKAEIVKLAERFPPGLKYQVALDTTLFVEQSLSEVIKTLFEAIVLVIIVIFVFLQDWRTTLIPTITIPISLIGTFAFIKIFGFSINSLSLFGLTLATGLVVDDAIIVVEDIDRLIQTQGMNPRAAASEAMRELFSAVVATSLVLMAVFIPVAFFPGTTGALYKQFALTIAFSVLLSTFMAITLTPSLAAILLRRRQHQGGPIGWVFDRINGGLDWTRRRYRQFLLFLTKIKLFVVGLFVVSIAFTGWLYLAVPTAFIPEEDQGYFLTIIQGPQGVSLQYTREVMDRVEKEILKLPEVVGTFSVGGFGFSGSTANSGIIFTTLKSWKERHGKDQSVQAILGKLMGSFSQITEARVLPVNPPAIQGLGQFGGFQFQLQDRQGNGGLDSLVQSMGLILKQANQTPGLQAVFSTFAANTPQLLVEVDRNKAKALDVPIDSIFSTLQSALGSQYVNDFNLQQRNYRVYVQADKQFRANPEDIGKLYVRSQRNQMIPLSNLVKITPTVGAQTINHYNLFRSIEINGAPAPGSSSGDAIEAMEQVSAQVLPAGFGYEWSGSSLEEIESGGQAPIIFGLGLVFVFLVLAAQYENYVDPLIILLSVPLAILGALLAQSMRGLSNDVYCQIGLVMLIGLASKNAILIVEFANQLRQQGLSTAKAAVEASQERLRPILMTSLSFILGIAPLINPEGAGAASRRSLGNAIAGGMVVSTFLSLFVVPILYVVIISIQDRFTKKKPPQQPQPEEETSLDGKAGSLTERQSHQLR from the coding sequence ATGTTTGCAGATTTCTTTATTAAAAGACCTGTCTTTGCAACCGTTTGTGCCTTAGTTATTATTCTGTTAGGAGCGATTAGTATTCCTACGCTCCCTATTGCTCGTTTTCCGGATATCAGTCCCACTCAAATCAACGTCACGGCTAACTATAGTGGAGCCAGTGCTGAAGTCGTAGAAAACGCCGTTACGAACATCTTAGAAAGGCAAATTAACGGGGTTGAGGGGTTGAGGTATTTAACCTCTAGTAGCAGTAACGACGGCACCAGCAGTATTACCGCCACCTTTGACCCCTCGCGTGACAAAGATATTGCCGCCGTTGATATTCAGAATCGAGTTTCTGTTGCCCAGCCGCAACTACCAGATGTGGTGCAGCGCACTGGAGTTCGGGTAACAAAGCAGTCTAGTAGCCTTCTCTTAGCAATTGGTTTATTTACCGAAAATAATGAATACGACAACATATTTTTAAGCAACTACGCTGACCTTTACCTAACAGATGCTTTAAAAAGAGTACAGGGTGTAGGCGACGTGCGAATTTTTGGGGAACGCCGCTATGCGATGCGTATTTGGCTAGACCCCAACCGGCTTGCTAGTCGAGGTTTAACAACTCAGGATGTCGCGCGGGCACTGACTGAACAAAACATCCAAGTTGGGGCGGGAAGAATCGGGCAGGAACCGGCTCCAGAAGGGCAAATGTATCAACTGGATTTGCGAGCGGTGAGCCGGTTAACAGATGCCAAGGAATTTGAAGAAATCGTTCTTAAAACAGAAGAAAGTGGAGCCTTAACCAAGCTTAAAGATGTAGGGCGGGCGGAATTGGGAGCGGAAAATTATAACTCGTTCTTGAGATTTCGCGGCAATGACGCGGTGGGGTTAGGGATTTACCAGCTTCCTGGCAGTAATGCCTTGGATGTTGCCAAAGGGGTGAAAGCCGAAATCGTAAAACTAGCCGAACGGTTTCCTCCCGGCTTGAAATATCAAGTAGCGCTAGATACCACTTTATTTGTAGAACAGTCACTTTCAGAAGTGATTAAGACACTATTTGAAGCGATTGTGCTAGTCATTATCGTTATTTTTGTATTTTTGCAAGATTGGAGAACAACGTTAATTCCAACGATTACAATTCCGATTTCTTTAATTGGCACATTTGCTTTTATCAAGATTTTTGGATTTTCAATTAATAGTTTATCTCTGTTTGGCCTAACCTTAGCGACAGGGTTGGTGGTGGATGACGCCATCATTGTGGTGGAGGATATTGACCGACTGATTCAAACTCAGGGAATGAATCCGCGTGCAGCGGCATCTGAGGCAATGCGCGAACTGTTCAGTGCGGTCGTTGCAACTTCACTGGTGTTAATGGCCGTGTTTATTCCAGTGGCGTTCTTCCCCGGCACCACAGGAGCACTTTACAAACAATTTGCGCTGACAATTGCCTTTTCAGTCTTGCTTTCAACCTTTATGGCAATTACCCTGACGCCCTCTCTTGCGGCTATATTATTGCGTCGGAGACAGCATCAGGGAGGCCCAATTGGTTGGGTGTTTGACCGAATTAATGGGGGGCTAGACTGGACGCGCCGGCGCTATCGGCAATTCTTGTTATTTCTAACCAAAATTAAACTCTTCGTTGTCGGGCTTTTTGTGGTTTCTATTGCCTTCACGGGTTGGCTTTACCTAGCAGTACCGACCGCATTTATCCCAGAAGAAGACCAAGGCTATTTTCTCACAATTATCCAAGGGCCACAGGGGGTTTCGCTGCAATACACCCGCGAGGTAATGGATCGGGTTGAAAAAGAAATCCTCAAACTGCCTGAAGTCGTGGGGACTTTCTCTGTGGGGGGTTTTGGTTTTAGTGGCAGCACAGCGAATAGTGGCATTATCTTTACCACGCTCAAATCTTGGAAAGAACGCCACGGAAAAGATCAATCCGTGCAAGCCATTTTAGGCAAATTGATGGGGAGTTTTTCGCAAATCACAGAAGCTAGAGTCTTGCCGGTTAATCCGCCGGCTATTCAAGGTTTAGGGCAATTTGGCGGCTTCCAATTTCAACTGCAAGATCGACAAGGTAATGGCGGTTTAGATTCCCTTGTGCAATCGATGGGTCTTATACTCAAGCAAGCGAATCAAACCCCTGGATTGCAAGCGGTGTTTAGCACATTCGCGGCAAATACGCCTCAACTTCTCGTTGAAGTAGACCGTAATAAGGCCAAAGCACTAGACGTTCCAATCGATAGTATTTTCAGTACCTTGCAAAGCGCTTTGGGTTCGCAATATGTCAACGATTTCAATTTGCAGCAGCGCAATTATCGGGTGTATGTTCAGGCAGACAAACAGTTTCGCGCTAATCCAGAGGATATTGGTAAACTGTACGTTCGCTCTCAAAGAAATCAAATGATTCCTTTGAGTAATTTGGTAAAAATTACTCCCACAGTGGGGGCGCAAACGATTAATCACTATAATCTATTCCGCTCAATTGAAATTAATGGTGCCCCTGCGCCGGGATCTAGTTCTGGAGATGCGATTGAGGCAATGGAACAGGTTTCAGCTCAAGTGCTGCCGGCAGGTTTTGGTTATGAATGGTCGGGGAGTTCATTAGAAGAAATTGAATCGGGCGGTCAAGCCCCCATAATTTTCGGACTGGGGCTTGTTTTTGTGTTTTTAGTTTTAGCCGCTCAGTACGAGAATTATGTCGATCCTCTAATTATTTTGCTATCGGTTCCTTTGGCTATTTTAGGAGCGCTGCTAGCGCAGTCGATGCGGGGTTTGTCGAATGATGTTTACTGCCAAATCGGTTTAGTGATGTTGATTGGCTTGGCCAGTAAAAATGCCATTTTAATTGTGGAGTTTGCCAACCAATTGCGACAGCAAGGACTTTCCACTGCTAAGGCGGCGGTTGAGGCTTCTCAAGAGCGCTTGCGACCGATTTTGATGACTTCCTTATCGTTTATCTTGGGGATTGCTCCCTTAATTAATCCTGAAGGTGCAGGGGCAGCAAGCCGGCGTTCTCTGGGTAATGCGATTGCAGGGGGGATGGTTGTTTCTACGTTCTTGAGTTTGTTTGTGGTGCCGATTTTGTATGTGGTGATTATATCGATTCAAGATCGCTTCACCAAAAAGAAGCCGCCGCAGCAACCTCAGCCAGAGGAGGAGACAAGCTTGGATGGGAAAGCCGGCAGCCTGACGGAGCGACAATCCCACCAGCTTCGATAG
- a CDS encoding efflux RND transporter periplasmic adaptor subunit, producing the protein MQLPTLPPTKSKGSANHCERKGWKFFVRYLASPSIAAYLFFSFLTPASVLSHAGHGDEFHSESEAATTAESIQVDAQTVKRMGIQVNPVVRQPLDVGIKTTGQIETLPSQKVEVTAPAAGKVVQLLVEPGDVVEKGQSIAILSSHELTELRVSSLEKRAEAEGNIKEAEANLKLAKENYQRQLTIAEADITQAQTQLTAARAQYERDQSLVNEEALVKLAKEDYQRQLTIAQAEIAQADTELTVAQEQYDRDQELAESGALPRRQMLESQAHLAEAKAQVARATSRLDVLKAQSEVKRAEADLPLREMRESQGKYAEAESLVTKAQQRRDVLEAEAEIKRAEAALEVAKSRLQLSSTTYETRLKQMGTAANAEGLVTVSAPISGTIAHREITIGQSIDAAGQALMTILDDSRVWATANIYEKDLDQVKTGQQVRVKVASLPNRTFTGRIAMIGAVVDGETRVVPVKAELENAGGQLKPGMFAELEVLTDKTSAALVVIPASAVVEGNGKALVYVQNGKNFEPVEVTLGQTSGDWVEIKTGIFEGDRIVTQGAIGLYAQSLRGGNKGAGKQKSEDAPTQQVPLNPSSLPWWWAIPASGMIAAGAFWMGRRTQSSRGAAELPASQIGEFEDLPVLATNHHHHPSVAGKE; encoded by the coding sequence ATGCAATTGCCTACTCTTCCCCCAACAAAATCAAAAGGGTCAGCAAATCATTGTGAACGTAAAGGATGGAAATTCTTCGTCCGTTACCTCGCTTCCCCCTCCATTGCTGCCTATTTGTTTTTCAGTTTCTTAACACCGGCATCGGTTCTGTCTCATGCCGGCCACGGGGATGAATTTCATAGTGAATCGGAAGCCGCAACCACTGCCGAAAGCATTCAGGTAGATGCCCAAACGGTTAAACGTATGGGAATTCAGGTCAACCCAGTCGTGCGGCAACCCCTGGATGTTGGCATTAAAACCACCGGCCAAATTGAAACCTTACCCAGCCAAAAAGTGGAAGTCACGGCACCGGCAGCCGGTAAAGTGGTGCAGCTATTGGTGGAACCGGGCGACGTGGTGGAGAAAGGTCAAAGTATTGCGATTTTGTCAAGTCATGAATTAACAGAACTGCGCGTCAGTTCCTTGGAAAAACGGGCGGAGGCAGAAGGAAATATTAAGGAAGCCGAGGCTAACTTGAAACTGGCTAAAGAAAATTATCAGCGTCAGCTAACCATCGCGGAAGCCGACATCACACAAGCCCAGACTCAACTAACAGCAGCCAGAGCACAGTATGAGCGCGATCAATCATTGGTAAATGAGGAAGCGCTGGTGAAACTCGCCAAAGAAGACTATCAGCGCCAGCTAACCATCGCGCAAGCCGAGATCGCGCAAGCCGATACCGAACTAACCGTTGCTCAGGAACAGTATGACCGAGATCAAGAGTTGGCAGAGTCGGGCGCACTGCCACGCCGGCAGATGTTGGAATCGCAAGCGCACTTAGCAGAGGCAAAAGCCCAAGTCGCTAGGGCAACCAGCCGCCTTGATGTTCTCAAAGCCCAATCTGAAGTGAAACGCGCTGAGGCGGATCTGCCCCTGCGGGAGATGCGGGAATCCCAAGGCAAATACGCTGAAGCCGAATCCTTGGTGACGAAGGCACAGCAGCGTCGGGACGTTTTGGAGGCTGAGGCGGAAATTAAACGGGCGGAGGCAGCGCTTGAGGTGGCAAAATCGCGGTTGCAATTGAGCAGCACCACTTACGAGACGCGGCTGAAACAGATGGGAACGGCGGCGAATGCGGAAGGACTGGTGACGGTTTCGGCTCCAATTTCCGGTACAATTGCTCACCGAGAAATTACGATAGGACAATCGATTGATGCTGCCGGCCAAGCGCTGATGACGATTTTGGATGATAGTCGGGTTTGGGCAACGGCGAATATTTATGAAAAAGATTTAGATCAGGTGAAAACCGGCCAACAAGTTCGCGTTAAGGTAGCTAGCTTGCCAAATCGCACGTTTACAGGTCGAATTGCCATGATTGGCGCTGTGGTGGACGGGGAAACGCGGGTGGTGCCGGTGAAGGCAGAATTGGAGAATGCCGGCGGACAGTTAAAACCGGGAATGTTTGCCGAATTAGAGGTTTTAACGGATAAAACTTCGGCGGCTTTGGTGGTGATTCCTGCCAGTGCGGTGGTTGAGGGAAATGGCAAGGCGTTGGTGTATGTACAAAACGGTAAGAATTTTGAGCCGGTTGAGGTAACTTTAGGTCAAACTTCTGGTGATTGGGTTGAAATCAAAACCGGCATTTTTGAGGGCGATCGCATCGTTACTCAAGGTGCGATCGGGCTGTACGCCCAATCGCTCAGAGGCGGCAATAAGGGCGCGGGGAAGCAGAAAAGCGAGGACGCACCAACGCAACAGGTTCCGCTGAATCCTTCATCCTTGCCTTGGTGGTGGGCGATACCGGCATCTGGTATGATTGCAGCCGGCGCTTTTTGGATGGGGCGACGTACCCAAAGCAGTCGGGGCGCTGCCGAGTTGCCGGCTTCTCAAATCGGGGAGTTTGAAGACTTGCCGGTTTTGGCTACGAATCATCACCATCACCCATCGGTTGCCGGTAAGGAGTAA